A region from the Spea bombifrons isolate aSpeBom1 chromosome 7, aSpeBom1.2.pri, whole genome shotgun sequence genome encodes:
- the EMP2 gene encoding epithelial membrane protein 2: MLVVLAFIIIFHITSIALLFISTIDNAWWVGADFSVDIWKNCLNNTLSSDCVEIGSNTNGFQALQAIQATMVLSTILCCIGLLSFVLQLFRLKQGERFVLTAVIQLLSCLCVLIGAIIYSSMHETFHANLKLQNGTFGYSFILAWIAFAFTFINGIMYLILRKRK, from the exons ATGTTGGTCGTACTTGCTTTCATTATAATTTTTCACATAACTTCAATAGCACTGCTGTTCATCTCAACAATAGACAAT gcTTGGTGGGTAGGAGCTGATTTTTCTGTTGACATCTGGAAAAACTGTTTAAATAACACCTTAAGTAGTGACTGCGTAGAAATTGGAAGCAACACCAatg GATTTCAAGCCCTTCAAGCGATCCAAGCTACAATGGTCCTTTCCACCATCCTTTGTTGTATAGGACTCTTGAGCTTTGTCCTACAACTTTTCCGCCTTAAACAAGGAGAACGATTTGTGTTGACTGCCGTTATACAGTTACTATCAT GTCTGTGTGTGCTGATTGGTGCCATCATCTATTCTTCTATGCATGAAACATTTCATGCAAATCTTAAACTTCAGAATGGCACTTTTGGATATTCTTTCATCCTAGCGTGGATCGCCTTTGCTTTCACTTTCATCAATGGCATCATGTACCTAATACTTAGAAAGCGTAAATAA